A genomic window from Anthocerotibacter panamensis C109 includes:
- a CDS encoding IS4 family transposase, with amino-acid sequence MMPQFYQTFLQSQFSARQFLLLHALLLLVTQYRTLQIERLAQHLCLPGLAESRRRALQRFLLLPQLTMDKLWFPLVRQLLGNFFPTNQILYLAMDRTDWRFNNLLVISLVWQQHALPLYFIFMPTLGSSSLAQQLEVIQAIQPLIKGYQTILLADREFCSVQLGNWLREQGLGFCLRLRSNTYTQKDKEQAVALNKLGIKPGTSLFLNGVKVTKQKGFGEFNIACKWKRKYRKEVPGEGWYILTSLDNLN; translated from the coding sequence ATGATGCCTCAATTCTACCAAACCTTTCTGCAATCGCAATTCTCTGCGCGCCAATTTTTGTTGTTGCACGCCCTGCTCCTGTTAGTGACCCAGTACCGGACTTTGCAAATTGAGAGATTAGCTCAACACCTGTGTCTGCCCGGACTAGCCGAAAGCCGTCGTCGCGCACTTCAGCGATTCTTATTACTTCCACAATTGACGATGGATAAATTATGGTTTCCCTTAGTTCGTCAGCTTTTGGGTAACTTCTTTCCGACCAACCAAATCCTTTATCTGGCAATGGACAGGACAGATTGGCGTTTCAATAATCTTTTGGTCATTAGTTTAGTTTGGCAACAGCACGCCTTACCCCTGTACTTTATTTTTATGCCCACGCTGGGCAGTAGCTCTTTAGCACAGCAGCTAGAGGTTATCCAAGCGATTCAGCCTTTAATCAAAGGCTATCAGACTATACTTTTAGCTGACCGCGAGTTTTGCTCTGTCCAGCTAGGGAATTGGCTTAGGGAGCAGGGCTTAGGCTTCTGTTTGAGGCTGAGAAGTAACACCTATACCCAGAAAGATAAAGAGCAGGCCGTGGCCTTAAATAAATTAGGTATCAAACCTGGAACATCACTATTTTTGAACGGAGTTAAAGTAACCAAACAGAAAGGTTTTGGTGAGTTCAATATTGCTTGTAAATGGAAGAGGAAGTATCGTAAAGAAGTTCCTGGAGAGGGTTGGTATATCTTGACGAGTCTTGATAACTTGAATTAA
- a CDS encoding transposase — protein sequence MKAGRAVVLTLDECHLNWGDMKGYVWGKVGEKAQIPIVNDRERQTYYGALNCVSGRFHITPSKKGDSQETIHFIKYLQKEYPGIKLKLFWDGASYHDSEDIRNFLSEENKGLERKDWKVECIQFAPYAPEQNPTEDIWRCGKKFIRECWHLCKSFVAVKFIFEWGLKHEIFDFPKVREYRKMLQLT from the coding sequence GTGAAAGCTGGACGGGCTGTGGTTCTTACCTTGGATGAGTGTCATCTTAATTGGGGAGATATGAAGGGTTATGTTTGGGGTAAAGTTGGTGAAAAGGCTCAAATTCCCATAGTCAATGACCGAGAGCGCCAGACATACTATGGAGCCTTAAATTGTGTGAGTGGTAGGTTTCATATCACCCCTTCTAAGAAGGGAGATTCACAGGAAACCATACACTTTATCAAGTATTTACAAAAAGAATATCCGGGCATTAAGTTGAAATTGTTTTGGGATGGAGCGAGCTACCACGATTCAGAGGATATTAGAAATTTTCTGTCAGAGGAGAATAAAGGTCTAGAGCGCAAGGATTGGAAAGTAGAATGTATACAATTTGCTCCTTATGCCCCAGAGCAAAATCCAACAGAAGATATTTGGAGATGTGGCAAAAAGTTCATCCGAGAGTGTTGGCACTTATGCAAATCATTTGTGGCTGTGAAGTTTATATTTGAGTGGGGGCTAAAGCATGAAATATTTGATTTTCCTAAAGTACGAGAATACAGAAAAATGCTACAACTCACGTAA
- a CDS encoding helix-turn-helix domain-containing protein has protein sequence MDALNAFLDGNPDPREYKRALAVKMALQGYPYAEIMSLLNVCAAFISKWKSSFLVAGVEGLKLAYRGFPGRLNPEQKQEIITWLQQRNHWNIEALADFIYEHYQVEFSSRQSYSALLHEAGITWKKAQGVNPKKDEEQVASKKRNYGEA, from the coding sequence ATGGACGCACTAAATGCTTTTTTAGATGGCAATCCCGACCCACGGGAGTACAAGAGAGCCTTGGCAGTCAAAATGGCTCTTCAAGGCTATCCGTATGCAGAAATCATGAGCCTACTCAATGTTTGTGCTGCATTTATCAGTAAATGGAAATCTAGTTTCCTAGTTGCTGGGGTGGAAGGATTAAAGTTAGCCTATCGCGGTTTTCCTGGTCGTCTTAACCCAGAACAAAAGCAAGAAATAATTACTTGGTTGCAGCAAAGAAATCATTGGAATATCGAAGCGTTAGCAGACTTTATCTATGAGCATTATCAAGTTGAGTTTTCCTCACGGCAAAGTTATTCTGCTTTATTGCATGAGGCGGGTATTACTTGGAAAAAGGCTCAAGGCGTGAATCCTAAAAAAGACGAAGAACAAGTGGCTTCAAAAAAAAGAAATTATGGAGAAGCTTAA
- a CDS encoding colicin immunity domain-containing protein: MSPLTLETYSNLIGLFLDRAIDVHEFEKNYLNLFKEDSNQWSVEVYSILNDLFSDIDAFCGDPDLLETEDLSEDDLRLRCTLAFNKLKAI, from the coding sequence ATGAGTCCACTGACCTTGGAGACATATTCTAATTTAATTGGGTTGTTTCTTGATCGGGCAATTGATGTCCATGAGTTCGAGAAAAATTATCTAAATCTTTTCAAAGAAGATTCTAACCAATGGTCAGTGGAGGTATATTCAATCCTTAATGATCTTTTTAGTGATATAGATGCTTTCTGTGGTGACCCGGATTTGCTCGAGACGGAAGATCTGAGTGAAGATGACTTGAGGCTGAGATGTACCCTTGCATTCAATAAACTCAAGGCTATATAG
- a CDS encoding colicin D domain-containing protein, whose protein sequence is MSIYESRKPKSSFEHSFQPPKPSTFKPPPIQAQPVEDEPPMPTYTPLPDDFLTNNPFQQVPGEPASGQRRLSPIRIPSVSAEVQRQELVQLNPLKGAAKADEALELAQKELLHLNREMALEMAQAAADLAGIADPTPISDGISAAISLAKGNYLGAGLSLVSMVPYLGDAVGKSIKAARNAKQVGKLVERIREVSTRLQHLSGGARRTALPEVAAKVGEALGTEGRQVIRGYTPKPGERATTREAWQEHYRRGRTEQLSIGDKQLQKKFKHAVDFGITGSFNSENAQLLRSAIETHIRDSSTKMISGMYRGQNVVHFVNPQSGLNVIRDLSGNFLSGWKLNSQQLNYVLTKGSL, encoded by the coding sequence ATGTCCATCTACGAATCACGTAAGCCAAAATCCTCCTTTGAACATAGCTTCCAGCCGCCCAAGCCTTCTACGTTTAAACCGCCGCCGATTCAAGCGCAGCCCGTGGAAGATGAACCACCCATGCCAACGTACACCCCGCTACCTGACGATTTCCTCACCAATAACCCTTTTCAGCAAGTACCCGGTGAGCCCGCGTCCGGTCAGCGTAGACTATCCCCCATCCGCATTCCATCTGTCAGTGCGGAAGTCCAACGGCAGGAATTGGTTCAACTGAACCCGCTCAAGGGTGCAGCCAAGGCAGATGAAGCCCTGGAGTTAGCTCAGAAAGAGTTATTGCATCTCAACCGGGAAATGGCGCTGGAGATGGCACAGGCAGCAGCAGATCTGGCAGGGATTGCTGATCCTACGCCTATCTCGGATGGGATCAGTGCGGCGATTAGCTTGGCAAAAGGGAATTACCTGGGTGCGGGGTTGTCACTTGTCTCGATGGTGCCTTATTTGGGCGATGCGGTGGGTAAATCTATCAAAGCTGCCCGTAATGCCAAGCAGGTTGGGAAGCTAGTAGAGCGCATTCGAGAGGTATCCACACGCCTTCAGCACTTATCCGGTGGCGCACGGAGAACCGCACTGCCCGAGGTGGCGGCTAAAGTCGGGGAGGCATTGGGGACTGAGGGCAGGCAAGTCATACGAGGTTACACGCCCAAGCCTGGAGAGCGCGCTACAACGCGGGAAGCATGGCAGGAACACTATCGACGCGGGCGAACAGAGCAGTTGTCAATAGGTGACAAGCAACTCCAAAAAAAGTTTAAACATGCTGTTGATTTTGGCATAACAGGAAGTTTTAATTCTGAAAATGCTCAACTACTGAGAAGTGCTATTGAGACGCACATTAGGGATTCATCAACTAAAATGATAAGTGGCATGTACCGAGGACAGAATGTTGTGCATTTTGTAAATCCCCAGAGTGGACTTAATGTGATTCGAGATCTTTCTGGAAACTTTTTGAGTGGATGGAAGCTCAATTCTCAGCAGCTTAATTACGTTTTGACAAAAGGCTCATTATAG
- a CDS encoding ABC transporter ATP-binding protein → MAVVIRLEAIHKVYRLGQTEVPILKGIDLQIQRGEYVAIMGPSGSGKSTLMNIIGCLDRPTKGSYWLNNYNVASLDSKALAQVRNQEIGFIFQQFNLLARSDALENVMLPALYAGINAKERKLKATEMLERVGLADRMHNLPSQLSGGQQQRVAIARALINRPSILLADEPTGALDTKTGQEVLNLFEELHLEGLTLIVITHDLEVGARAHRLIRLRDGLVEDERERQSTPVEAG, encoded by the coding sequence ATAGCTGTGGTCATTCGCCTGGAAGCCATCCACAAAGTCTACCGCCTGGGCCAGACTGAAGTGCCCATCCTCAAGGGTATCGACCTACAAATTCAGCGCGGCGAATATGTCGCCATTATGGGTCCTTCGGGCTCGGGCAAGTCTACGCTCATGAATATCATCGGATGCCTTGACCGGCCCACAAAGGGTTCCTACTGGCTCAATAACTACAATGTCGCAAGTCTAGACAGTAAAGCTCTGGCACAGGTCCGCAACCAAGAGATCGGCTTTATCTTCCAACAATTCAACCTCCTGGCGCGGTCAGATGCGCTGGAGAATGTAATGCTCCCCGCCCTCTACGCTGGGATAAATGCCAAAGAACGCAAACTAAAGGCGACCGAAATGCTGGAGCGCGTCGGGCTTGCAGATCGGATGCACAACTTACCAAGCCAACTCTCGGGTGGTCAACAGCAACGCGTCGCCATCGCCCGCGCCCTGATCAATCGCCCCAGCATTCTGCTTGCTGATGAACCCACCGGAGCCCTAGACACCAAAACGGGTCAGGAGGTGCTCAATCTCTTTGAGGAACTGCATCTAGAAGGGCTAACCCTCATCGTCATTACCCATGACCTAGAGGTGGGAGCGCGGGCTCACCGCCTTATTCGCTTGCGCGATGGTCTGGTGGAGGATGAGCGGGAGCGCCAGAGTACACCCGTTGAGGCTGGGTGA
- a CDS encoding ABC transporter permease yields the protein MPWIESLLVSARTLWANRVRSFLTMLGLIIGIGSVILMLALGVGTQKFVEGQFKGLGTKVVFVREDQTPRPGRRPVTLSDVQALATQISAVQDAAPLVRDSNGRAIWGSRNTTGTIYGTTANAATMLNFIMVKGRFFTEQEVIDQARVIILGEQVSQDLFKTEEPIGKEILVNNQAVTVIGITRRGGFGGFIDRTRGLVMPLTTVQARLVGSSSPFGQKVTGAFLEAKPSEQVDAIMFQATNLMRQRHQIATTDDFTIGSPQNTVDIFNGITAGLTIFLGLTATISLIVGGINIMNIMLVSVTERTREIGLRKALGASEGAILVQFVLEAVLISLLGGVVGVLLGTGLAGLIALASPLKAEVTTLSVILAAGVSILIGLFFGVVPARRAAKLDPIVALRTE from the coding sequence ATGCCCTGGATAGAAAGTCTCCTGGTTTCTGCTCGCACCCTCTGGGCCAATCGGGTGCGTTCTTTCTTGACCATGCTTGGGCTCATCATTGGCATTGGTTCTGTGATCCTGATGCTTGCGCTGGGGGTTGGGACCCAAAAGTTTGTAGAAGGGCAGTTCAAGGGACTGGGAACTAAGGTCGTTTTTGTGCGCGAGGACCAGACCCCCCGGCCCGGTCGCCGCCCGGTCACCCTGAGCGATGTTCAGGCCCTTGCGACTCAGATCAGCGCTGTTCAGGACGCGGCACCGCTCGTTCGGGATAGCAATGGACGGGCCATCTGGGGCAGCCGCAACACCACGGGGACCATCTATGGCACTACCGCCAACGCCGCGACCATGTTGAACTTCATCATGGTTAAGGGCCGCTTTTTTACAGAGCAAGAGGTCATAGATCAGGCGCGGGTGATTATTTTAGGCGAGCAGGTGAGCCAGGACCTCTTCAAAACTGAGGAGCCCATCGGCAAGGAGATCCTGGTCAACAATCAGGCGGTTACCGTTATCGGCATCACCCGTCGAGGGGGCTTTGGAGGCTTTATTGACCGCACTCGGGGTCTGGTGATGCCCTTGACGACGGTCCAGGCGCGTTTGGTCGGTAGTTCCTCCCCCTTTGGTCAAAAGGTGACTGGAGCCTTTCTAGAGGCAAAGCCTTCAGAGCAGGTCGATGCCATCATGTTTCAGGCTACCAACCTGATGCGCCAACGCCACCAGATCGCTACCACGGACGACTTTACGATTGGCAGCCCGCAGAACACAGTGGATATTTTTAATGGCATCACTGCGGGGCTCACGATCTTTCTGGGGCTGACGGCGACGATTTCGCTCATTGTCGGCGGGATCAACATCATGAATATCATGCTCGTCTCAGTCACTGAGCGCACCCGCGAAATCGGACTGCGTAAGGCTCTGGGCGCATCGGAGGGGGCGATCCTCGTGCAGTTTGTCCTGGAGGCGGTGTTGATTTCGCTGTTGGGCGGGGTGGTTGGTGTCCTACTCGGGACCGGACTGGCTGGGTTGATTGCGCTGGCATCCCCCCTCAAAGCTGAGGTCACGACCCTCTCGGTGATCCTTGCTGCCGGGGTTTCCATCCTGATTGGTCTGTTTTTTGGGGTTGTGCCCGCCCGCCGTGCGGCGAAGCTCGACCCGATAGTTGCCCTACGTACTGAATAG
- a CDS encoding ABC transporter permease has protein sequence MPWFENLLVSARTLWANRLRSGLTMLGLVIGIGSVILMLALGAGAQNFVKDQFRSLGTNVVVVGEDRPARGGRPFTMADVAALGRVSAVQETAPFMAADGRVVWKSHNASGRIYGITPALVRMLGFPVLKGRFFSEQEVVERAPVVVIGQEVSKELFGAEEPVGKQVLINSQTLTVIGVTKQVAFRGFLQFVDRGLMMPLPFVHERLLPSETPFGKRVDLAFLATKPGETIQTVTFQVTNLLRQRHQNTDTDDFFVGNTQDQLDIFNNITLGFSIVLGLTAAISLIVGGINIMNIMLVSVTERTREIGLRKALGASQGAILMQFVVEAVLLSWLGGLMGVLVGVGLANLIGAFSPLKPEVTPWSIALAAGVSGAIGVFFGVFPAQRAARLDPIIALRAD, from the coding sequence ATGCCCTGGTTTGAGAACCTGCTAGTCTCTGCGCGCACCCTCTGGGCCAACCGCCTGCGTTCGGGTTTGACCATGCTGGGGCTGGTCATCGGCATCGGTTCGGTCATCCTGATGCTCGCTCTTGGAGCAGGAGCCCAGAACTTTGTCAAAGACCAGTTCCGCAGCCTCGGGACCAATGTAGTCGTCGTGGGGGAGGACCGTCCAGCCCGTGGGGGACGCCCCTTCACCATGGCTGATGTCGCGGCTCTCGGGAGGGTGTCTGCGGTCCAGGAGACGGCTCCTTTTATGGCGGCGGATGGCCGGGTGGTCTGGAAGAGCCACAATGCCAGCGGGCGCATCTACGGTATCACCCCCGCTCTAGTGCGGATGCTGGGCTTCCCTGTGCTCAAGGGTCGCTTCTTCAGTGAGCAGGAAGTAGTCGAACGGGCTCCGGTCGTCGTGATCGGCCAGGAGGTGAGCAAGGAGCTTTTTGGGGCCGAGGAGCCGGTGGGCAAGCAGGTTCTTATCAACAGTCAGACCCTCACCGTCATCGGGGTCACCAAGCAGGTTGCCTTCCGGGGCTTCCTCCAGTTCGTGGACCGGGGCTTGATGATGCCCTTGCCCTTCGTCCATGAGCGCCTGCTCCCGAGCGAGACCCCCTTTGGCAAACGCGTAGACCTCGCTTTTTTGGCGACCAAACCGGGTGAGACCATCCAGACGGTCACCTTTCAGGTCACCAACCTCTTGCGCCAACGCCACCAAAACACCGACACCGATGATTTCTTTGTGGGCAACACCCAGGACCAGTTGGATATCTTCAACAACATTACGTTGGGCTTCTCGATAGTGCTGGGGCTAACTGCCGCTATTTCGCTCATCGTTGGTGGGATCAACATCATGAATATCATGCTCGTCTCAGTCACCGAGCGTACCCGCGAAATCGGACTGCGCAAGGCCCTGGGCGCATCGCAGGGGGCAATCCTCATGCAGTTTGTGGTCGAAGCCGTGCTCCTTTCCTGGTTAGGCGGTCTAATGGGGGTACTTGTAGGCGTTGGATTAGCTAACCTTATCGGAGCCTTCTCCCCACTCAAACCAGAAGTCACCCCCTGGTCTATCGCTCTGGCGGCGGGGGTTTCGGGAGCCATTGGTGTATTTTTTGGGGTTTTCCCGGCGCAACGGGCGGCCCGACTTGACCCCATCATCGCCCTGAGAGCGGATTAG
- a CDS encoding ABC transporter permease, whose translation MRSVNKLDVKLGRPVVAQDRPLLSGMSLTMAWVENVRLAARTLWANRLRSLLTMLGLIIGIGSVILVIALGVGAQQFVRAQFEGLGTNVVAIFDGGPRTRGQQPLTVADVEALRTQVSAVKQAVPLAYGNARVVRGSHDAQTQLAGAPASLIQTLKITFLKGRYFTAQEIDGRARVVILGEGTSKKLFEFDDPIGQTVLVNDQVLTVVGVTKSSFFGTWVDLDRGILVPLPLALENFVPSNSPLGQRIGAAILEAKPEANVDAVTFEAKNLLRQRHQVTDQEDFTLGNIQEQIDIFNNIALGVTIVLGLTAAISLVVSGIGIMNIMLVSVTERTKEIGLRKALGASEGVILTQFVIEAVLISMVGGIIGVALGGGLALAIAQVAPLKPIVTLWSVLLAVGVAAGTGLFFGVFPARQAARLDPIVALRSD comes from the coding sequence ATGCGTTCCGTTAATAAACTCGATGTGAAACTGGGACGCCCTGTCGTAGCGCAGGACCGCCCGCTGCTTTCAGGGATGTCGCTGACCATGGCCTGGGTCGAGAATGTCCGCCTCGCTGCGCGCACCCTCTGGGCCAACCGTCTGCGCTCCCTGTTGACCATGCTCGGACTGATTATTGGCATTGGTTCTGTGATCCTGGTTATCGCTCTCGGGGTCGGAGCCCAGCAATTTGTCCGCGCCCAGTTTGAGGGTTTGGGGACCAATGTCGTCGCCATCTTTGATGGGGGACCGCGCACCCGAGGACAGCAACCGCTGACGGTGGCTGACGTAGAAGCCCTCCGCACTCAGGTGAGTGCGGTGAAGCAAGCAGTCCCCCTCGCCTACGGCAATGCCCGCGTCGTCCGAGGTAGCCATGACGCTCAGACCCAACTGGCAGGAGCCCCAGCCAGTCTGATTCAGACCTTGAAAATCACCTTTCTCAAGGGCCGCTACTTCACAGCGCAAGAGATCGATGGTCGAGCACGGGTGGTGATTTTGGGGGAGGGGACGAGCAAGAAATTGTTCGAGTTTGATGACCCCATCGGTCAGACGGTCCTGGTCAACGATCAGGTGCTGACGGTAGTGGGGGTGACGAAGTCCTCGTTCTTCGGGACCTGGGTGGATCTAGACCGGGGGATCTTGGTGCCTTTACCCCTTGCGCTGGAGAATTTTGTCCCCAGTAATTCTCCTCTAGGGCAGCGCATCGGCGCGGCTATCCTGGAGGCCAAGCCTGAGGCCAATGTGGATGCGGTGACGTTTGAGGCTAAGAATCTGCTGCGCCAGCGCCATCAGGTGACGGACCAGGAAGATTTTACCCTGGGCAATATCCAGGAGCAGATCGACATTTTCAATAACATCGCTTTGGGTGTGACGATTGTCTTGGGCCTCACTGCCGCCATCTCTTTGGTGGTGAGCGGTATTGGCATCATGAACATCATGCTCGTCTCGGTCACCGAGCGCACCAAAGAAATTGGCTTGCGTAAAGCCCTGGGGGCCTCTGAGGGCGTGATCCTGACCCAGTTTGTCATTGAGGCGGTGCTGATCTCCATGGTGGGTGGAATCATTGGCGTAGCGCTTGGCGGGGGGCTGGCGCTAGCCATCGCTCAGGTCGCCCCCCTCAAACCCATCGTCACGCTCTGGTCTGTCCTGCTGGCGGTGGGGGTGGCGGCGGGAACAGGTCTGTTCTTCGGAGTCTTCCCGGCCCGTCAAGCGGCTCGGCTCGATCCTATTGTCGCCCTGCGTTCGGACTAG
- a CDS encoding efflux RND transporter periplasmic adaptor subunit, whose product MSIAMNAVSKLPSGWRWLLILVLVALVGTAAVVALIPRQEPGAKFEKFLTTVQKIDTDIRITSAGQVAPNRKSNVGPKEGGLLTELFVEQGQTVQKGQVLAVMDTSRVVNSVAEAKARVDNARALYLQAKNGSRIQEITQAQAMVRSDEASLRAAKDNFRRYEELYKDGGVNNDEFNSRRLELDRARASLDSSRERLRLLQAGSRFEQIMASKASMEQAEAEMADAQTRLNDLTIRAPFTGVISQRYAQPGSFVSPTTTAQGDSASSSSILLVIDRLEVLATVAESDIARVRVGQPVIITSTAFPGQEFKGTVRLVAPEAVVENGITQFQVRIRLDDKAASTLKSRLNVSVNFIAGQLKNVLVVPTTAVISNSGKTGVLVPDVKKGPTFQEVKTGQNLGDKTQILSGLKAGDRIFGKLPPDVNIEEILGKSNAFR is encoded by the coding sequence ATGAGTATTGCGATGAACGCGGTGTCTAAACTCCCAAGTGGATGGCGATGGCTCTTGATCCTAGTGCTGGTGGCGCTTGTGGGCACAGCCGCAGTGGTCGCCCTGATACCGCGCCAGGAACCAGGGGCTAAGTTTGAGAAATTTCTCACGACGGTCCAGAAAATAGATACAGATATCCGTATTACCTCCGCAGGACAGGTCGCCCCCAACCGTAAGTCCAACGTTGGCCCTAAAGAAGGGGGCTTGCTCACAGAACTCTTCGTGGAGCAGGGGCAGACCGTCCAGAAGGGTCAGGTGTTGGCGGTGATGGATACCTCCCGAGTGGTCAATTCCGTAGCTGAAGCTAAAGCCCGAGTCGACAACGCCCGAGCACTCTATCTTCAAGCCAAGAACGGGTCCAGGATTCAGGAGATCACCCAAGCTCAAGCGATGGTGCGCTCAGACGAGGCCAGTCTGCGGGCGGCCAAAGACAACTTCCGGCGCTATGAAGAGCTCTATAAAGATGGCGGTGTCAACAATGACGAGTTCAATTCCCGACGTCTAGAACTGGACCGGGCTCGTGCCAGCCTGGACAGCAGTCGGGAGCGGCTACGCCTATTGCAGGCGGGGAGCCGTTTTGAGCAGATCATGGCCTCTAAGGCCAGCATGGAGCAAGCCGAGGCCGAAATGGCCGATGCCCAAACCCGGCTCAACGACCTAACGATCCGCGCTCCTTTTACCGGAGTGATTTCCCAGCGCTATGCTCAGCCGGGGAGCTTCGTTTCACCCACCACTACCGCCCAGGGGGATTCAGCCAGTTCTAGCTCGATTCTGCTGGTGATTGATCGCCTGGAAGTCCTCGCGACGGTAGCCGAGTCAGATATTGCCCGCGTCCGGGTCGGGCAGCCCGTCATCATCACCTCGACGGCGTTCCCAGGGCAAGAATTTAAAGGCACCGTGCGTCTGGTGGCTCCAGAGGCCGTTGTGGAGAACGGGATCACTCAGTTTCAGGTGCGTATCCGCCTGGATGACAAGGCTGCCTCTACCCTCAAGTCGCGCCTCAATGTCAGCGTCAATTTTATTGCTGGTCAGCTCAAAAATGTCCTGGTCGTCCCGACGACAGCAGTGATCAGCAACTCCGGCAAAACCGGTGTCCTGGTCCCCGACGTTAAAAAAGGACCGACCTTCCAGGAAGTCAAAACTGGTCAGAACTTGGGGGACAAAACCCAAATTCTCTCTGGGCTCAAGGCTGGGGACCGGATTTTCGGCAAACTACCGCCTGATGTCAATATCGAAGAAATCCTGGGCAAGAGCAATGCGTTCCGTTAA